The following proteins are encoded in a genomic region of Labeo rohita strain BAU-BD-2019 chromosome 5, IGBB_LRoh.1.0, whole genome shotgun sequence:
- the acacb gene encoding acetyl-CoA carboxylase isoform X4 → MPSQTPTTDCSGKHSPPMDPDSSSTITVNAEIPLSTTSNPTDQSEGSAEVGCSTFPMQTSESDRPKFGSSFQAKERLKFILGASEDNSSDDETLVMGQTAKPQPKSQETTNALPTTSSEVPPPPNPSTCLRPSMSGPHLLKKGKEHRKMDAHRDFTVASPAEFVTRFGGNRVIDKVLIANNGIAAVKCMRSIRRWSYEMFRNERIIRFVVMVTPEDLKANAEYIKMADHYVPVPGGPNNNNYANVEMIVDIAKRIPVQAVWAGWGHASENPKLPELLHKSGITFLGPSSKAMWALGDKVASSIVAQSADIPTLPWSGTGLRVEWTEEEQRHGRVISVPPELYVQGCVKDVDEGLASAEKIGYPVVIKASEGGGGKGIRKVDSSEDFPSFFRQVQAEVPGSPIFIMQLAEHARHLEVQILADQYGNAISLFGRDCSIQRRHQKIIEEAPANIVSTTTFEQMERYAIRLAKMVGYVSAGTVEYLFTEDESFHFLELNPRLQVEHPCTEMIADVNLPAAQLQIAMGIPLYRIKDIRVLFGETPWGDSPINFESPECIPCPRGHVIAARITSENPDEGFKPSSGTVQELNFRSSKNVWGYFSVGATGGLHEFADSQFGHCFSWGENREEAISNMVVAMKELSIRGDFRTTVEYLIKLLETESFRNNDIDTGWLDHLIAEKVQVERPDTMLGVVCGALQVADASFRESMSDFLHSLERGQVLPAASLVNTVSVDLIYDGVKYCLQVARQSPTTYVIIMNDSDIEVDVHRLSDGGLLLSYGGSSYTTYMKEEIDSYRITVGNKTCVFEKERDPTVLRSPSAGKLLQYLVADGSHVLATQPYAEIEVMKMVMTLHVQHSGCICFLKRPGTVLEPGCIVARMDLDDPSCIHPVKPNTEPLPSQEPLPVVGERLHQVFHNVLENLVKIMDGYCLPEPYFSQKLKKWLDTLMKTLRDPSLPLLELQEIMTSVAGRIPVTVEKAIRKVMAQYASNITSVLCQFPSQRIANILDSHAATLQRKADREVFFMNTQSIVQLVQRYRSGIRGYMKSVVLDLLRRYLQVEMQFQQAHYDKCVINLREQYKPDMTPVLECIFSHAQVSKKNILVTMLIDQLCGRDPTLADELMVILNELTQLSKMENSKVALRARQVLIASHLPSYELRHNQVESIFLSAIDMYGHQFCPENLKKLILSETSIFDVLPSFFYHNNRVVCMAALEVYVQRGYIAYELNSLQHHQLQDGTCAVDFQFMLPSSHPNRVSVPVNDSGEFQTMRRQGSELFLEGALSPPCQRMGAMVAFHSFDHFKRCFDEVICRFADPLCESSLFSDGCSTFCDGESCKNMKENPIHIINVSIKQADTEDDDALVKAFTAFANSKKTVLYEYGIRRITFLVAQKREFPKYFTFRARDEFHEDRIYRNLEPALAFQLELNRMRNFDLTAVPCAHHRMQLYLGAARVEEGAEVTDYRFFIRAIIRHSDLITKEASFEYLQNEGERLLLEAMDELEVAFSNISTRTDCNHIFLNFVPTVIMDPSKIEESVRSMVMRYGSRLWKLRVLQAELKINIRLTTNGDVIPIRLFLTNESGYYLDISLYKEVTDPTTGQIMFQSYGDKQGPLHGMLINTPYVTKDLLQAKRFQAQSLGTTYVYDFPEMFRQALFKLWGPGDSYPKDVLMCNELVLDSQGRLVQMNRLPGDNEIGMVAFRMKMKTPEYPEGRDIIVICNDITHMIGSFGPQEDELFLRASELAREEGIPRIYIAANSGARIGLAEEIRHMFQVAWVDPDDPYKGFKYLYLTPQDYTRISSSNSVHCHHVEEGGESRYIITDIIGKEDGLGVENLRGSGTIAGETSQAYKEIITISMVTCRAIGIGAYLVRLGQRVIQVENSHIILTGAGALNKVLGREVYTSNNQLGGVQIMHNNGVTHNIVPDDFEGVLTILQWLSYMPKSNQSPVPVMPPSDPVEREIDFVPTKAPYDPRWLLCGRPHPTVKGAWQSGFFDHGTFMEVMATWAQTVVVGRARLGGIPLGVIAVETRTVEVTIPADPANLDSEAKIYQQAGQVWFPDSAYKTAQAIEDFNREKLPLMVFANWRGFSGGMKDMYDQVLKFGSYIVDALREFSQPVLVYIPPHAELRGGSWVVIDPTINLQHMELYADRESRGGVLEPEGTVEIKFRRKELVKTMQRTDAVYSRLAEQLGSTELQSQERKDLEAKLKSREDFLLPIYHQVAVQFVDLHDTPGRMQEKGVITDILDWKNARSFFYWRLRRLLLEEVVKGEIMQANQDLSNGHIQSMLRRWFVETEGAVKAYLWDNNKVVVEWLENHLSQQDGTHSVIRENIKYIKRDYALKHIRSLVQANPEVTMDCIIHMAQNITPSQRAKVCHLLATVDNSTTS, encoded by the exons GCCTAGCATGTCAGGCCCCCACCTGCTGAAAAAGGGCAAAGAACACAGGAAAATGGATGCGCACAGAGATTTCACTGTTGCCTCCCCAGCTGAGTTTGTCACTCGCTTTGGAGGAAACCGCGTTATAGACAAG GTGCTGATTGCTAATAATGGCATTGCTGCAGTTAAATGTATGCGTTCAATTCGACGCTGGTCCTATGAAATGTTCCGTAATGAGAGAATCATTCGCTTTGTGGTGATGGTCACACCTGAAGACTTGAAAGCCAATGCAG AATACATTAAAATGGCTGATCACTATGTGCCAGTCCCTGGGGGCCCAAATAACAACAACTATGCCAATGTTGAGATGATTGTGGATATCGCCAAAAGGATTCCAGTGCAG GCCGTTTGGGCTGGATGGGGTCATGCTTCTGAGAACCCCAAACTACCAGAGCTTCTCCATAAATCAGGGATAACTTTCCTAG GACCTTCCAGTAAAGCCATGTGGGCGTTAGGAGACAAGGTGGCATCTTCCATCGTAGCTCAGAGCGCAGACATCCCCACCCTGCCCTGGAGTGGAACTG GTCTGAGGGTTGAATGGACAGAAGAAGAACAAAGGCATGGCCGTGTGATCAGTGTTCCACCTGAACTTTATGTGCAGGGCTGTGTTAAAGATGTGGATGAGGGACTAGCA AGTGCAGAAAAGATTGGCTACCCTGTGGTAATCAAAGCATCAGAAGGAGGTGGAGGAAAAGGCATCAGAAAAGTGGACAGCTCTGAAGACTTTCCCAGCTTTTTCAGACAA GTGCAGGCTGAGGTGCCAGGTTCACCTATTTTCATCATGCAGCTAGCCGAACATGCACGCCACCTGGAGGTGCAGATCCTGGCTGACCAGTACGGTAATGCAATCTCTCTGTTCGGCAGAGACTGTTCTATCCAGCGCCGTCACCAAAAGATCATAGAAGAAGCTCCTGCTAACATTGTCTCCACCACCACTTTTGAGCAAATGGAAAGG TATGCAATCCGTCTGGCTAAAATGGTGGGCTATGTAAGTGCTGGTACAGTGGAATATCTGTTCACCGAGGATGAAAGTTTCCACTTCCTGGAGCTGAATCCACGGTTGCAGGTGGAACATCCCTGCACTGAGATGATTGCTGACGTTAACCTTCCTGCTGCACAGCTACAG ATAGCAATGGGGATCCCTCTTTACAGAATTAAAGATATCCGTGTCCTGTTTGGTGAAACACCATGGGGAGACTCACCTATTAACTTTGAATCTCCAGAATGCATCCCCTGTCCACGAGGACATGTCATAGCTGCACGCATTACCAGTGAGAACCCAGATGAG GGCTTTAAACCAAGCTCAGGCACAGTTCAGGAGCTGAACTTCCGCAGCAGTAAGAATGTGTGGGGTTACTTCAGTGTAGGAGCAACTGGAGGCCTACATGAGTTTGCAGACTCTCAGTTTGGGCATTGTTTCTCCTGGGGCGAAAACCGAGAAGAGGCCATTTC GAACATGGTGGTAGCCATGAAGGAGCTGTCAATCAGAGGAGATTTCAGGACCACAGTTGAGTACCTCATTAAGCTATTGGAGACGGAGAGTTTTAGGAACAATGACATCGATACTGGCTGGCTGGATCACCTTATTGCAGAGAAAGTGCAG GTGGAGAGACCAGACACCATGTTAGGTGTGGTATGCGGTGCTCTACAAGTTGCTGATGCAAGTTTTAGAGAGAGCATGTCTGACTTCCTGCATTCACTGGAGAG GGGTCAGGTGTTGCCTGCTGCTAGTCTCGTCAACACAGTCAGTGTTGATCTGATCTATGATGGAGTCAAATACTGCCTACAG GTGGCCCGCCAGTCACCCACTACGTATGTTATCATAATGAATGATTCAGATATTGAAGTTGATGTCCATAGACTCAGTGATGGCGGTCTACTACTTTCCTATGGTGGCAGCAGCTACACAACTTACATGAAAGAAGAGATTGACAG CTACCGCATCACAGTGGGCAACAAAACGTGTGTGTTTGAGAAGGAGCGAGACCCTACGGTGCTCAGGTCGCCCTCTGCTGGCAAGCTGTTGCAGTATTTAGTTGCTGACGGATCCCATGTTCTGGCTACCCAGCCTTATGCTGAAATTGAG GTTATGAAGATGGTGATGACCCTGCATGTCCAGCATTCTGGTTgcatttgctttttaaaaagacCTGGAACAGTATTAGAGCCTGGGTGTATAGTAGCCCGAATGGACCTGGACGACCCCAGCTGTATTCATCCG GTAAAGCCGAATACAGAGCCATTACCATCCCAGGAGCCTTTACCTGTTGTAGGGGAGAGGCTTCACCAAGTGTTCCACAATGTTTTAGAAAACCTGGTGAAAATCATGGATGGATACTGTCTGCCAGAACCATACTTCAGTCAAAAA TTGAAGAAATGGCTTGACACATTGATGAAGACACTTCGGGATCCATCTCTACCTCTTCTTGAACTGCAAGAGATTATGACCAGCGTGGCAGGGCGTATACCAGTTACTGTGGAGAAGGCAATTCGAAAGGTCATGGCACAGTACGCCAGTAACATTACCTCTGTGCTCTGCCAGTTCCCCAGCCAAAGG ATAGCAAATATACTTGACAGCCATGCTGCTACACTTCAGAGGAAAGCAGACAGAGAGGTTTTCTTCATGAACACTCAAAGCATTGTGCAACTGGTGCAAAG GTACCGAAGTGGCATTAGAGGGTATATGAAATCAGTTGTGCTGGATCTGCTGAGACGGTACCTTCAGGTGGAGATGCAATTTCAGCAAG CTCATTATGATAAATGTGTCATCAACCTAAGAGAGCAGTATAAGCCTGACATGACTCCAGTACTGGAGTGCATCTTCTCCCATGCTCAGGTCTCCAAGAAGAACATCCTAGTCACCATGCTCATA GATCAGCTCTGTGGCCGGGACCCAACACTTGCTGATGAGCTCATGGTCATTCTAAATGAGCTCACACAACTCAGTAAAATGGAAAACTCTAAAGTAGCACTTCGGGCCAGACAG GTGTTGATCGCCTCTCATTTGCCCTCATATGAACTTAGACATAACCAGGTGGAATCCATCTTTTTATCAGCTATTGATATGTATGGACATCAGTTCTGTCCTGAGAACCTCAAG AAACTCATTCTGTCCGAGACCTCCATCTTTGACGTCTTGCCCAGTTTCTTTTACCACAACAACCGAGTGGTTTGCATGGCTGCTCTAGAG GTATACGTACAAAGGGGATATATAGCATATGAGCTGAACAGCCTTCAGCATCATCAGCTGCAGGATGGAACATGTGCAGTGGATTTCCAGTTCATGTTACCATCGTCCCACCCCAACAG AGTGTCTGTTCCTGTGAATGATTCGGGAGAGTTTCAAACAATGCGTCGTCAGGGCAGTGAGCTCTTCCTGGAGGGGGCGCTGTCGCCCCCCTGTCAGAGGATGGGAGCCATGGTTGCCTTTCATAGTTTTGACCACTTCAAAAG GTGTTTTGATGAGGTTATCTGCCGCTTTGCGGATCCGCTTTGTGAGAGTTCTTTGTTCTCTGATGGCTGTTCCACCTTCTGTGATGGGGAGAGTTGTAAG AACATGAAGGAAAACCCCATACACATCATAAATGTGTCAATCAAACAAGCAGACACTGAGGATGACGATGCTTTAGTCAAAGCGTTCACTGCCTTTGCTAACTCTAAA AAAACTGTGCTCTATGAGTATGGAATCAGAAGAATCACATTTTTAGTTGCACAAAAg CGGGAGTTCCCGAAGTACTTCACATTCAGGGCCAGAGATGAA tTCCATGAAGACAGAATCTACCGTAACCTGGAGCCGGCTCTGGCCTTCCAGCTTGAGCTGAATCGTATGCGTAATTTTGATCTGACTGCCGTTCCCTGCGCCCACCATAGGATGCAGCTGTACCTGGGTGCTGCTCGTGTGGAAGAGGGTGCAGAGGTCACAGATTATCGCTTCTTTATCAGAGCCATCATTCGCCACTCTGACCTCATCACCAAG GAGGCCTCGTTTGAGTACCTGCAGAATGAAGGAGAGAGGCTATTGCTGGAAGCAATGGATGAGCTTGAAGTGGCCTTCAGTAACATATCCACTCGTACTGACTGCAATCACATCTTCCTCAATTTTGTGCCAACTGTTATTATGGACCCCTCAAag ATAGAGGAGTCCGTCCGCTCAATGGTGATGCGGTACGGTAGTCGTTTATGGAAGCTGCGTGTTCTCCAGGCTGAGCTTAAGATCAACATCCGCCTCACCACCAATGGAGATGTCATTCCCATCCGCCTCTTCCTCACCAATGAGTCTGGCTACTATTTGGACATCAGCCTATACAAGGAGGTCACTGACCCCACCACTGGACAG ATAATGTTCCAGTCGTATGGAGACAAGCAAGGTCCACTGCACGGCATGCTAATCAACACACCATACGTCACAAAAGATTTACTGCAGGCCAAACGCTTCCAGGCTCAGAGCCTTGGCACTACATACGTCTATGACTTCCCTGAGATGTTCAGACAG GCTTTGTTTAAACTTTGGGGACCAGGAGACAGCTATCCTAAAGACGTGTTGATGTGTAATGAACTGGTTCTCGATTCTCAGGGGAGACTTGTACAGATGAACAGACTACCAGGAGACAATGAG ATTGGCATGGTGGCTTTCCGTATGAAAATGAAGACTCCAGAGTACCCAGAGGGCAGAGATATCATTGTGATCTGTAATGATATTACCCATATGATTGGCTCATTTGGGCCTCAGGAGGATGAGCTGTTTTTACGGGCATCTGAGCTGGCCAGAGAAGAGGGGATTCCACGCATCTACATTGCAGCCAATAGTGGAGCTCGAATTGGCCTGGCGGAGGAGATCCGCCACATGTTTCAGGTGGCTTGGGTCGACCCAGATGACCCTTATAAG GGTTTTAAGTATCTATATCTGACGCCTCAGGACTACACCCGCATCAGTTCCTCTAATTCTGTCCACTGTCACCACGTAGAGGAGGGAGGCGAGTCCAG GTACATCATCACAGACATCATAGGGAAGGAAGATGGTCTTGGAGTGGAGAATCTGAGAGGTTCTGGCACAATAGCTGGAGAAACTTCTCAGGCTTATAAGGAAATCATCACCATAAGCATG GTCACATGTCGTGCTATAGGAATTGGTGCGTATCTGGTACGTCTAGGACAAAGAGTAATTCAAGTGGAAAACTCCCATATTATCCTGACTGGGGCTGGGGCACTAAACAAG GTGCTGGGTCGTGAAGTCTACACCTCCAATAACCAGCTGGGAGGGGTTCAAATCATGCACAACAATGGAGTGACGCACAACATTGTTCCAGATGACTTTGAAGGGGTGCTAACTATACTACAGTGGCTATCCTACATGCCAAAG AGCAACCAAAGTCCAGTCCCAGTAATGCCTCCGAGTGATCCAGTTGAAAGAGAGATCGATTTTGTTCCTACAAAAGCCCCCTATGACCCTCGTTGGCTGCTCTGTGGACGACCCCATCCCA CTGTGAAGGGAGCATGGCAGAGTGGATTCTTTGACCATGGTACATTTATGGAGGTGATGGCTACCTGGGCACAGACAGTGGTGGTGGGCCGAGCCAG GCTTGGTGGGATTCCTCTTGGGGTCATTGCCGTTGAGACCCGCACAGTTGAGGTTACCATTCCAGCAGATCCAGCCAACTTAGACTCAGAGGCCAAG ATCTATCAGCAGGCCGGTCAAGTGTGGTTCCCGGATTCTGCATATAAAACTGCTCAAGCTATTGAGGATTTCAACAGGGAGAAACTTCCACTTATGGTTTTTGCCAACTGGAGAGGCTTCTCTGGTGGCATGAAAG ATATGTATGACCAAGTATTAAAATTTGGCTCTTACATCGTGGATGCCCTGCGAGAGTTTAGCCAGCCTGTACTGGTTTACATCCCTCCCCATGCTGAGCTGAGAGGAGGATCATGGGTCGTAATCGACCCTACTATAAACCTTCAGCACATGGAGCTCTATGCAGATCGAGAAAGCAG AGGGGGTGTTCTAGAGCCCGAGGGCACCGTGGAGATAAAGTTCAGAAGGAAAGAACTGGTAAAGACTATGCAAAGGACTGATGCTGTGTATTCACGCCTGGCTGAGCAGCTAG GAAGCACAGAGTTACAAAGCCAGGAGCGTAAAGACTTGGAGGCCAAACTGAAGTCTAGAGAGGATTTCCTTCTTCCTATTTACCACCAGGTGGCGGTGCAGTTTGTGGACCTTCATGACACTCCAGGAAGGATGCAGGAAAAGGGTGTCATCACG GACATCCTTGACTGGAAGAACGCTAGGTCATTCTTTTACTGGCGTCTGCGGCGACTGCTGTTGGAGGAGGTTGTGAAGGGGGAGATCATGCAGGCCAACCAAGATCTGAGCAACGGACACATACAGTCCATGTTACGCCGCTGGTTTGTGGAGACAGAAGGAGCTGTAAAA GCATATCTATGGGACAATAACAAAGTGGTGGTAGAGTGGCTGGAAAACCATCTGTCGCAGCAGGATGGGACTCATTCAGTCATCAGAGAgaacattaaatacataaagaggGACTACGCTCTCAAACACATTCGCAG CTTAGTCCAAGCCAACCCAGAAGTGACCATGGACTGCATCATCCACATGGCACAGAACATCACTCCCTCACAAAGAGCCAAAGTCTGCCACCTGCTGGCCACCGTGGACAACTCTACCACCAGCTGA